In Mus musculus strain C57BL/6J chromosome 1, GRCm38.p6 C57BL/6J, a single genomic region encodes these proteins:
- the Hjurp gene encoding Holliday junction recognition protein isoform X3 gives MREASGDPRQRQPAVPGNTLETDLRRKYLTQVDILPQDEEYFKNAEKRGGKDTVMTWVPSVTSSVTPASGCQDAISAKSSGGPEVSALSSRGQGPSYPCPADMAIVARSDGLSLLGTSSNSVSSQSFEVDDLCNVTISDLYEGMMHSMSRLLRSKPSCIISTKTYINQSWKLRRRPSRKQGLHKNRTHCPRSKPSQRSARKGPASCSEPGKEAGILRDYGNLLHVAPHKTGLELKSVSLEGSKRQVHKSSPAWKELQMMPQKDLDLNRERENRVMTLQWLISPVKVVPRPRMLPSQVEKWYREIKIKFDKLHQEYCLSSGKQPRLTDPTESWAVDVYRSGSKSPGSRQDVETCRPSSPFGREKTERPGEALEDLRGNGKSVKTKSCLLRSCPSPEGSPSRSPSHSQLSSGLQEHNSEPTGKAVWPSTAISAPSIGSPGCGKDNYDELKKEFNRLYQKYCLSPQRAKVTSCGRVSPMKAAAALPCQSEHLKRLNPDSPQQSSQKRSISPGCHRRVLQDSTAQTASTLVRDSWLPTKRCKLSYPVACAHQAKFHDTSGASGWP, from the exons TTGGGTTCCTTCCGTGACCTCATCTGTCACACCAGCCTCTG GATGCCAGgatgctatctctgcaaagagcTCTGGTGGTCCTGAAGTATCTGCTTTGTCCTCTAGAGGCCAGGGTCCCTCATACCCTTGCCCAGCTGATATGGCCATTGTGGCTAGAAGTGATGGCCTCTCCTTACTTGGGACCAGCAGCAACAGCGTAAGCAGCCAGTCCTTTGAGGTTGATGACCTTTGCAATGTGACAATCAGCGATTTGTATGAAGGCATGATGCATTCCATGAGTAGGCTGCTGCGCTCAAAGCCATCCTGCATCATCTCCACCAAGACCTACATCAACCAGAGCTGGAAGCTCCGGAGGAGACCCTCACGCAAGCAGGGGCTGCACAAGAACAGGACACACTGCCCCCGGAGCAAGCCCTCCCAGAGGAGTGCCAGGAAGGGGCCTGCGTCCTGCTCAGAGCCCGGGAAAGAGGCCGGAATATTAAGAGACTACGGGAATTTACTGCACGTTGCTCCCCACAAGACAGGCTTAGAACTGAAAAGCGTTTCTCTTGAAGGAAGCAAACGCCAAGTCCATAAATCCAGTCCAGCTTGGAAGGAGCTCCAGATGATGCCGCAGAAGGACTTGGACTTAAACCGTGAGCGAGAAAATAGGGTGATGACATTACAGTGGCTAATTTCACCCGTCAAGGTGGTTCCCAGACCAAGGATGCTTCCAAGTCAAGTAGAGAAGTGGTATAGAGAGATTAAAATCAAATTTGACAAGCTTCATCAGGAATATTGCCTGTCTTCTGGGAAACAGCCTCGCCTGACTGACCCCACAGAGTCTTGGGCTGTCGATGTGTACAGAAGTGGTTCTAAGAGCCCAGGCAGCCGTCAGGATGTAGAAACCTGCAGGCCCAGTTCACCTTTCggcagagaaaagacagaaaggccaGGTGAAGCTTTAGAAGACCTGAGGGGAAATGGAAAGTCTGTCAAAACAAAGAGCTGTCTTCTAAGGAGCTGTCCCTCTCCAGAGGGCAGCCCGTCACGGAGCCCCAGCCATTCTCAGCTGAGCTCTGGCCTTCAAGAGCACAATTCTGAACCTACTGGTAAGGCAGTGTGGCCCAGTACAGCTATTTCAGCACCAAGCATAGGCTCTCCAGGCTGTGGGAAGGATAACTATGATGAGCTTAAAAAAGAATTCAACAGACTTTATCAGAAGTATTGTCTGTCACCGCAGCGGGCGAAGGTGACTTCGTGTGGCAGAGTATCGCCAATGAAAGCTGCTGCAGCTCTTCCCTGTCAATCAGAGCACTTGAAGAGACTAAATCCAGACTCCCCACAACAGAGTTCCCAGAAACGGTCAATCTCTCCTGGCTGTCACAGAAGAGTCCTGCAGGATTCAACTGCACAGACTGCTAGTACACTTGTGAGAGACTCTTGGCTGCCAACAAAGAGGTGCAAGTTGTCATACCCGGTAGCTTGTGCTCACCAGGCCAAGTTTCACGATACCTCAGGAGCATCAGGCTGGCCCTGA